In Ctenopharyngodon idella isolate HZGC_01 chromosome 20, HZGC01, whole genome shotgun sequence, the following proteins share a genomic window:
- the btbd6b gene encoding BTB/POZ domain-containing protein 6-B isoform X1, with the protein MPTTPDCLYGRIMKFLTFFLLLPETLKRTRKSGKQLSKLPVCYEIVTLSLRKKMAAELYPASINTNLPNSNSTAVTAAGKKTIVQVTQTVTTPTTTATQQNINNNNVETASWQSTHPTLRERNALMFNNELMADVHFVVGPPGASQKVPAHKYVLAVGSSVFGAMFYGDLAEGESEIHIPDVEPAAFLILLKYMYSDEIELEADTVLATLYAAKKYIVPALAKACVTFLETSLEAKNACVLLSQSRLFEEPELTQRCWEVIDAQAELALRSEGFCEIDLQTLEIILKRETLNTREAVVFQAALDWSVAECKRQGLGPTARNKRAVLGKALYLVRIPTMTLEEFANGAAQSDILTLEETHDVFLWYTAANKPKLEFPLQKRKGLTPQRCHRFQSSAYRSNQWRYRGRCDSIQFAVDKRIFIAGLGLYGSSGGKAEYSVKIELKRQGVTLAQNLTKFVSDGSSGTFSVWFEHPVQVEQDTFYTVSAVLDGNELSYFGQEGMTEVQCGKVTFQFQCSSDSTNGTGVQGGQIPELVFYA; encoded by the exons ATGCCAACAACGCCAGATTGCCTATATGGCAGGATCATGAAGTTTTTGACGTTTTTCCTTTTGCTTCCAGAAACCTTAAAAAGGACAAGAAAGAGTGGGAAACAGCTCAGCAAGCTGCCAGTATGCTATGAAATCGTGACTTTGTCTTTGAGGAAGAAGATGGCTGCAGAACTCTATCCTGCCAGCATAAACACCAACCTCCCAAACAgtaacagcacagcagtaacaGCTGCCGGCAAAAAGACCATCGTCCAAGTCACTCAAACGGTGACCACGCCGACTACAACTGCCACTCAGCAGAACATCAACAATAATAACGTCGAGACTGCCAGCTGGCAGTCCACCCATCCGACATTGCGAGAGAG GAATGCTTTGATGTTCAATAACGAACTCATGGCAGATGTTCATTTTGTTGTGGGTCCTCCTGGCGCATCCCAAAAAGTTCCAGCACACAAG TATGTGCTGGCAGTGGGGAGTTCTGTTTTTGGTGCCATGTTTTACGGTGATCTAGCGGAAGGAGAATCTGAGATTCATATTCCTGACGTGGAGCCTGCTgcttttttaattcttttgaa GTACATGTACAGTGATGAGATTGAACTTGAAGCGGACACAGTGCTGGCCACTTTGTACGCTGCCAAAAAGTATATAGTGCCTGCACTGGCTAAGGCCTGTGTCACCTTTCTGGAGACGAGCCTAGAGGCCAAAAATGCCTGTGTGTTGTTGTCTCAGAGTCGACTGTTTGAGGAGCCTGAGCTGACCCAGCGGTGTTGGGAGGTCATTGATGCTCAGGCTGAGCTGGCGCTTCGCTCTGAGGGTTTCTGTGAGATTGATCTTCAAACGCTGGAGATCATATTAAAGCGAGAGACCCTCAACACCCGGGAGGCGGTGGTCTTCCAGGCGGCTCTTGATTGGTCTGTGGCTGAATGCAAAAGGCAAGGACTGGGACCGACCGCTCGTAATAAAAGGGCAGTGCTGGGCAAGGCTCTCTACTTGGTTCGCATCCCAACCATGACCCTGGAGGAGTTTGCCAACGGAGCTGCGCAGTCAGACATTTTAACGCTAGAAGAGACTCATGATGTCTTTCTGTGGTACACAGCAGCTAATAAGCCCAAGCTGGAATTCCCACTGCAAAAAAGAAAGGGTCTGACACCACAGCGCTGCCATCGTTTTCAATCCTCGGCTTACCGTAGTAACCAGTGGCGCTACCGCGGACGCTGCGATAGCATCCAGTTCGCGGTGGACAAGAGGATCTTCATCGCAGGTCTTGGCTTGTATGGTTCCAGTGGTGGAAAGGCAGAGTACAGCGTCAAGATCGAACTCAAGCGCCAAGGAGTGACCCTGGCCCAGAACCTAACGAAATTTGTTTCAGACGGATCCAGTGGCACCTTCTCTGTATGGTTTGAACACCCGGTCCAAGTGGAGCAGGACACTTTCTACACAGTCAGTGCCGTATTAGATGGGAATGAACTTAGCTACTTTGGACAGGAGGGTATGACGGAAGTGCAATGTGGAAAGGTGACCTTCCAGTTCCAGTGTTCCTCGGACAGTACCAACGGAACTGGCGTGCAGGGGGGTCAGATCCCAGAGCTGGTTTTCTATGCCTGA
- the btbd6b gene encoding BTB/POZ domain-containing protein 6-B isoform X2 has product MAAELYPASINTNLPNSNSTAVTAAGKKTIVQVTQTVTTPTTTATQQNINNNNVETASWQSTHPTLRERNALMFNNELMADVHFVVGPPGASQKVPAHKYVLAVGSSVFGAMFYGDLAEGESEIHIPDVEPAAFLILLKYMYSDEIELEADTVLATLYAAKKYIVPALAKACVTFLETSLEAKNACVLLSQSRLFEEPELTQRCWEVIDAQAELALRSEGFCEIDLQTLEIILKRETLNTREAVVFQAALDWSVAECKRQGLGPTARNKRAVLGKALYLVRIPTMTLEEFANGAAQSDILTLEETHDVFLWYTAANKPKLEFPLQKRKGLTPQRCHRFQSSAYRSNQWRYRGRCDSIQFAVDKRIFIAGLGLYGSSGGKAEYSVKIELKRQGVTLAQNLTKFVSDGSSGTFSVWFEHPVQVEQDTFYTVSAVLDGNELSYFGQEGMTEVQCGKVTFQFQCSSDSTNGTGVQGGQIPELVFYA; this is encoded by the exons ATGGCTGCAGAACTCTATCCTGCCAGCATAAACACCAACCTCCCAAACAgtaacagcacagcagtaacaGCTGCCGGCAAAAAGACCATCGTCCAAGTCACTCAAACGGTGACCACGCCGACTACAACTGCCACTCAGCAGAACATCAACAATAATAACGTCGAGACTGCCAGCTGGCAGTCCACCCATCCGACATTGCGAGAGAG GAATGCTTTGATGTTCAATAACGAACTCATGGCAGATGTTCATTTTGTTGTGGGTCCTCCTGGCGCATCCCAAAAAGTTCCAGCACACAAG TATGTGCTGGCAGTGGGGAGTTCTGTTTTTGGTGCCATGTTTTACGGTGATCTAGCGGAAGGAGAATCTGAGATTCATATTCCTGACGTGGAGCCTGCTgcttttttaattcttttgaa GTACATGTACAGTGATGAGATTGAACTTGAAGCGGACACAGTGCTGGCCACTTTGTACGCTGCCAAAAAGTATATAGTGCCTGCACTGGCTAAGGCCTGTGTCACCTTTCTGGAGACGAGCCTAGAGGCCAAAAATGCCTGTGTGTTGTTGTCTCAGAGTCGACTGTTTGAGGAGCCTGAGCTGACCCAGCGGTGTTGGGAGGTCATTGATGCTCAGGCTGAGCTGGCGCTTCGCTCTGAGGGTTTCTGTGAGATTGATCTTCAAACGCTGGAGATCATATTAAAGCGAGAGACCCTCAACACCCGGGAGGCGGTGGTCTTCCAGGCGGCTCTTGATTGGTCTGTGGCTGAATGCAAAAGGCAAGGACTGGGACCGACCGCTCGTAATAAAAGGGCAGTGCTGGGCAAGGCTCTCTACTTGGTTCGCATCCCAACCATGACCCTGGAGGAGTTTGCCAACGGAGCTGCGCAGTCAGACATTTTAACGCTAGAAGAGACTCATGATGTCTTTCTGTGGTACACAGCAGCTAATAAGCCCAAGCTGGAATTCCCACTGCAAAAAAGAAAGGGTCTGACACCACAGCGCTGCCATCGTTTTCAATCCTCGGCTTACCGTAGTAACCAGTGGCGCTACCGCGGACGCTGCGATAGCATCCAGTTCGCGGTGGACAAGAGGATCTTCATCGCAGGTCTTGGCTTGTATGGTTCCAGTGGTGGAAAGGCAGAGTACAGCGTCAAGATCGAACTCAAGCGCCAAGGAGTGACCCTGGCCCAGAACCTAACGAAATTTGTTTCAGACGGATCCAGTGGCACCTTCTCTGTATGGTTTGAACACCCGGTCCAAGTGGAGCAGGACACTTTCTACACAGTCAGTGCCGTATTAGATGGGAATGAACTTAGCTACTTTGGACAGGAGGGTATGACGGAAGTGCAATGTGGAAAGGTGACCTTCCAGTTCCAGTGTTCCTCGGACAGTACCAACGGAACTGGCGTGCAGGGGGGTCAGATCCCAGAGCTGGTTTTCTATGCCTGA